The stretch of DNA AATGCGCAGGATTGCCTTCGCGGATAACGATCATTTCTTCCGCAACTGCCTGCGGGTCTTTGCTGAATTCCAGGAGCATTCGATTGGGAGGATGCGAAGTGGTCGGCTTTACGAGTGCCTTTTTTAGGAGGTGAAGGGGAGATACTTCTGCAAGACCGATAAAATGGACGGCTTCTGTAGTGGGTAGCACCAGGCAGATTCGGCCTTTGGCTGAAAGCAGTAAAAGACTAAAGTGCAGCAGATCGCACAACGGAAGCCGATCATCGTGGCGGGCCGTGGCACGATGCAGCTTCTGTGGCTTCAGCGAATTGCGGAAGTAAGGTGGATTGCTGATGATGAGGTCAAAATGATTGTGGTTTGTTTTGGCAAATTCCTGCAATGATATTTGCGATACAGCAATTTGCGAGGGCCATTTGCTTTGCTTCACATTCAGCCGGGCCAGCTCTGCCGCCTTTTCGCTAACGTCAATGGCTGCGATATTGACAGTGGTTTTCTGCGCCATCATTAATGCCAGCGCTCCGGTGCCGGTTCCCACATCCAGGATGGAGCGCGCCTCAAGGGGTTGCACCCAGGCGCCCAGCAGCATCGTATCCGTCCCCAGCGGGAAGACCTCCGCATTCTGCTGCAAATCGAATTCTCTGAATCTGAATATTATTTCCGCCAATTCATTTTATTAAACAGAGGTGCTAATTATTAAAATAACACAAAACAGAAAATACCTTATATATTCTTAGCCATATTTCTTATATCCTTTGCCTTGAGATTGCGACCGGAACCTGCATGTTCAGAATACATTACCTCACCGGTAGCAGAATTAATAATACTTAATGTCTTTTGAAACTGGCTTTTGGTATACATAAGATAATAAAAAGGATTCGTATCTTTTAGTATCCGGTCATTAAGTTCTTTTATAGAAACAATTTCATAATCATAAACATAGTCCTTCATTAATTCCCCTGCCGTTAGCTTATCCGATTCGCTGTCAGTGAATTCATTAAACTTAATAAGCACATAATCCGGAATATAGAGCTTTTCATTCCTTAGTACTTTTAGCTTTTCTTTATTAATTATTTTATCTTTTAATGTTATTTCCTTTTTAGCAGTAAATCCCTGGTTTATTTGTTGAATATAGTTTTTTAAATAACCCTTATCCCAGTTTCGCACACGGCCACCCAGATCAGCATCTTGCCGGAAGAGTTCGTATTGTGCATCTACAAGGTTATGATCAGGGAACATTTGTATTCTGGCCACCGGCCTGATGTCTTTCTCTGAAAATTTTTTATTTCGCATAAAGAACCTGTCCCGTGGATACCAAAGCGAAAGGTACAGGTAAACATAAGAACCCCTGCGATAGGAGTCCAGCTCCCAGCGGAACGTAAGAAATGTAACGTTCCTGCCAAATACCTTACTCATATCCTCCTTACAAATAAAATCAAGCCTCGTAAAAGTCCAGTATTTCCTGTAAATCCTTTTATATTCTTTGGCAATTTCCGAGTCTGGATCGTTCATTACCACGTAGGTAACTCCACCCTGCAATTCCGGTATTTTCTCTACGTTTGATATTAATACTTGCGCATCTGAATTTACCGCTATAAATCCGAGAAATATGATTAATACGATCAATTTCAGAAGGTTTAATCTTTTGCTCATCGTCATTTAAATTTGGTTTGTGACTGCAATATCCGCATTTAAGCACTTCCCTCCAAATGCGCTTTAGCTATGGATGCTTAGCCACCAATTAAATCCACTCTTTCAATTGTTGGAATGGGGCGCTGTAACGCTGCTCTATCGCTTTTAACCATTCAGATATTTCAGGTAATTGAGTGAGTGAAGATGTGCCAATAGAAAAAGTTTCGATTGTCATTAAAGCGTACTAAATCCCCAAGATAAACAGGTTCATTTAGCAGATATGGCGCAGAGAACAAAGCCAGCGCCTCAAGAATATTTGACTTCCCCACATTAGGCCGCCCAATAAAAAGGTTGATCCGTTTGCACCGCAGCTTCATCTCCTTTATGGATTTGAAGTTTCTGATCTCAAGTTCAGTAATGAAATTCTTATTCACCTCCACGGCTACTATTGTTTCGTTCGGATGTCAAAAGTAGATATTTAGAAGCTTCTCTTTTTTAACGTGATCATTGAATCTTAAATCTTTACGCATTTTCACACTTCCCGTTTCTTCTCTTCAAATTTCTCGAATTCTTCCTGCGCTTCGGTCCATTCATTCATGGCGGCTTCCAGGCGGGCTTTCAGCTTATCGTACTGTGTAAAAGTATCGTGGCTCATGGTCTTGAACTTGGCGGGATCGGCCATGTCGGCTTCGTGGCTGGCGATGGATTTTTCCAGTTTTGCCACTTCCTTTTCCAGGTCTTGTACCTGTTTGCGCCATTTGCGCTGTTCGCGGTCCAACTCTTTTTTTGCCTCGTAGCGGGCTTTGTTGTCAACCGGCTCATTTACAGGGGCAGCGGCCTTTTTTTCATCCGCCTGCCGGCCAAGCTCATCCAGGGTTTCCAGCTTCTTTTTGCGCAGGAATTCATACACATCACCCGGAAATTCGCGGGTTTTCTGATCCTTGAACTCCACCACCTTTTGCGTCAGCCCTTTCAGGAAATCACGGTCGTGGGAAACGAGGATGAGAGTACCGGTATAGTTCTGTAGCGCCTGCTTCAGCACATCCTTGCTACGCATGTCGAGGTGGTTGGTAGGTTCGTCCAGGATAAGGAGGTTAACCGGTTGCAGTAGCAGGCGCGCCAATGCCAGGCGGGAGCGTTCGCCTCCACTCAGCACCTTCACTTTCTTGTCCACATCCTCACCGCTGAAGAGAAATGCTCCCAGCAAGCTGCGGACTTTCAGGCGCATTTCTCCGGTCGCTGCATTGTCAATTACCTGGAATGCAGTCAGGTCCTGGGGCAGGCGGTCGGCTTCGTCCTGGGCATAGAATCCGAGCGACACATTGTGGCCAGGTTTCATAGTGCCCTCAAAATTTTCGCGGCCTCCGATGATTCGCGACATGGTGGATTTCCCTTCGCCATTTTTTCCTACAAACGCCACCTTTTCCCCTCTGTGTATCTCCATTGAAACGTGGTCCAGCACAAGGTTATCATCATATCGTTTGCTCAGGTCTTTTACGTCCACCACCACGAGCCCGGATCGTGGCGCATCCGGAAAACGGAACTTTATAGAAGAAGTATCCTCTTCATCTAGCGTAATGCGCTCAATTTTATCCAGTTGCTTTATCCGGCTCTGAACCAGCGTGGCCTTTGTATTCTTGGCCCGGAATCGCTCAATGAATTTCTCGGATTGTTTTATCTGTTTCTGCTGGTTTTCATAAGAAGATTGCAGTTGTTCCCTGCGTTCCTGCCGTAATTCCATGTAGCGGCTATAGTTGGAAGGATAGTCGAAAACGCTGCCGTTGCTGATCTCAATAGTGCGGTTGGTGAGATTATCCAGGAATGCCCTGTCGTGCGACACGAGGAATACGGCTCCGACATACGATTTCAGGAATTCCTCAAGCCATTGGATGGACTCAAGGTCTAAGTGGTTGGTCGGTTCATCCAGAAGAATGACGTCAGGCTGCCGGAGCAGGATCTTGGCCAGCTCTATCCGCATCCGCCATCCACCGCTGAAGGTGCTTGTGGGAGCGTCAAAATCACTGCGCTCAAATCCAAGCCCCGTCAGCACTTTTTCCGTTTCACCTTCAATGCCGTGCCCGCCAAGCATGGTGTAGCGCTCGTTGGCTTCATGCTGTTTGTTCAGCAACTCCAGGTATTCAGCCGATTCGTGATCCTGCCGGTGGGCCACTTCATCCGCCAGCGCATCAATGGTTTTTTCAAGTGCTTTTAACTCAGCAAAAGCCGAAAGCGCTTCCTCATAAACGGTCTTTCCTTCCTGATGTACCATCTGCTGAGGCAGGTATCCGATCTTCCTCCCACGTGGTAATACCACCTCTCCCACGTCCGGCACATGCTCACCGGCCATGATCTTGAGTAGCGTGGATTTCCCCGCACCGTTGCGGCCCACAAGACCAATGCGTTCACGAGCGTTTACTGTAAAAGAAACATCATCGAATAGAATGCGGTCAGCAAAAATGACCGCCAGTTCAGAGGCAGTTAATAACATGGTGCAAAGGTAAAGACGCTAAAGCCGGAATTGGCTATCGACTGTTAGCTGTTGGCGATTGGCCGTTGGCAATGAGGACGCCATGAGGTCGCTCAGAAAAGTAATTTTTGCCTAAGGCTGTATATTACCTTTGTCGCTCTTTCCACCATATCCTATGAAACTATTTGCGGGGAGTTTACTGCTCCTGTTTTGCCTCCTACCTTTTAATGGGAATGCCCAGAAATACACGCTTAGCGGATACATTAAAGATTCCACCAGTGGCGAAGCGCTGATTGGTTCAACCGTTTATCTGCCCCGCCAGGAGACAGGTGCTGCCGCCAATGCCTATGGTTATTACTCTATTACATTGCCGGCCGACACGCTGGATATGGTGGTCAGCTATGTGGGCTATGAAAGCCTGGCGAAGCGGATAATCCTGGATCGCAACCGCACGCTCAATATTTCTCTCATTCCGCAGGCCACTATGCTGAAAGCAGCGGTTGTAACGGATAAAAAGTCGCGGGAAAATGTAGAGGCACCAAAAATGAGCACTATCGAGGTGAGCGTGGAAACCGTAAAGGAAATGCCTACAATTGGTGGGGAGAAAGACGTGCTGAAAACATTGCAGTTACTGCCGGGCGTACAAAGCGGCAATGAAGGATCGGCTGGCTTTTACGTGCGCGGTGGCGGCCCCGACCAGAACATGATCATGCTTGATGAAGCTGTGGTTTACAATCCGTTTCACCTCTTTGGTTTCTTCAGCATTTTCAACCCGGATGCGCTGCGGAACATCACCCTCATTAAAGGAGGGTTTCCGGCCAGGTATGGTGGCAGGCTCTCTTCCATCCTGGACATGAGCATGAAGGAGGGCAACTTGAAGGAATACCATGCGGAGGGAGGCATTGGCCTGATTGCATCGCGCATTACGGCTGAAGGGCCGATCGTTAAAGATAAATCATCCTTCATGGTGAGTGGCAGGCGCACCTATGCTGATGCCGTGGTGCGGCCATTTTTACCGAAGGGAGAGGATGGTGCCTATTATTTTTATGATGTAAATGGAAAGGTTAATTATAAATTTTCTGATAAAGACCGCATCTACCTTAGCGGGTATCATGGAAAGGATATTTTCTTTACTAAATTAACAGATGATGATTTCAAACTACGCTATCAGGTGGACTGGGGCAACAATACCGGCACCCTGCGCTGGAACCATATTTTTACTCAAAAGCTCTTTTCAAACACCTCTCTAATTTATAATGATTACGGTTTTCGGGTCAATTCAGAATTTGATTCAATTAACGTGGGACTTTTTTCCGGCATCCGGGACATCACCCTTAAATCAGATTTTGATTATTTTCCAAATACCCGGAACAAATTAACTTTTGGTTTTAATTTCTCCCTGCACCGGTTTATTCCACAGGCCATCAAAGGCAGTAAGGAAGAAATTGAGGAGGAACTTGGGATCCTGTTCCCGCCTGATCAGGTTAAGAATGTAAACGAATCGGCAGTTTATGTTAATGATGAAATTATAATTTCTGATGATTTGGCTATAAGCCTGGGTGTGCGAATTCCTTGGTTTAATTATAAAAGCACCAATTATTGGAGCGTGGAGCCGCGGGTAACGGGAAAGTACAGCCTTTCGGCCAATTCCTCCTTAAAGGCTAGCTATACGGTGATGAACCAGTACCTGCACCTGGTGAGCAGTTCCTCCATTTCCATTCCGCTTGATTTGTGGGTGCCCAGCAGCGATATTGTAAAACCGCAAATTGCACAACAGGCGGCCGTTGGGTATTTTCAGAATTTCTTTGACAATAAATACGAAGCAAGTGTAGAGCTTTATTATAAGGATATGCGAAACCAAATAGAATACAGGCCTGGTGCGAATGTATTCTTCAATGATAATATTGATGAGGAATTTATCTTTGGGAAAGGTTGGAGTTATGGCGGTGAGTTCTTTTTCAGGAGGCGGGAGGGGCGGCTCAATGGCTGGGTAGGCTATACGCTGGCATGGTCCGAGCGGAAATTCCCTGATGTGAACCGGGGGCTTACGTTTCCGGCCAAGTATGACCGAAGGCATGATCTATCTGTAGTGGCATTTTATAATTTCTCTAAAAAGTGGAGCTTCTCTGCAGTCTTTGTTTATGGAAGCGGGCATTGGGTTACTT from Bacteroidia bacterium encodes:
- a CDS encoding TonB-dependent receptor; this encodes MKLFAGSLLLLFCLLPFNGNAQKYTLSGYIKDSTSGEALIGSTVYLPRQETGAAANAYGYYSITLPADTLDMVVSYVGYESLAKRIILDRNRTLNISLIPQATMLKAAVVTDKKSRENVEAPKMSTIEVSVETVKEMPTIGGEKDVLKTLQLLPGVQSGNEGSAGFYVRGGGPDQNMIMLDEAVVYNPFHLFGFFSIFNPDALRNITLIKGGFPARYGGRLSSILDMSMKEGNLKEYHAEGGIGLIASRITAEGPIVKDKSSFMVSGRRTYADAVVRPFLPKGEDGAYYFYDVNGKVNYKFSDKDRIYLSGYHGKDIFFTKLTDDDFKLRYQVDWGNNTGTLRWNHIFTQKLFSNTSLIYNDYGFRVNSEFDSINVGLFSGIRDITLKSDFDYFPNTRNKLTFGFNFSLHRFIPQAIKGSKEEIEEELGILFPPDQVKNVNESAVYVNDEIIISDDLAISLGVRIPWFNYKSTNYWSVEPRVTGKYSLSANSSLKASYTVMNQYLHLVSSSSISIPLDLWVPSSDIVKPQIAQQAAVGYFQNFFDNKYEASVELYYKDMRNQIEYRPGANVFFNDNIDEEFIFGKGWSYGGEFFFRRREGRLNGWVGYTLAWSERKFPDVNRGLTFPAKYDRRHDLSVVAFYNFSKKWSFSAVFVYGSGHWVTFPKGSYTLPVNGWQDNNSWWMNAYPGGSFNHYEGRNNQRLRAYNRLDVGLKYTVPDSKWDSEWRLDIYNLYSRRNAYFIYPVKEKNPNNNLTRTYARQVSLFPMIPSISYNFKF
- a CDS encoding methyltransferase — translated: MAEIIFRFREFDLQQNAEVFPLGTDTMLLGAWVQPLEARSILDVGTGTGALALMMAQKTTVNIAAIDVSEKAAELARLNVKQSKWPSQIAVSQISLQEFAKTNHNHFDLIISNPPYFRNSLKPQKLHRATARHDDRLPLCDLLHFSLLLLSAKGRICLVLPTTEAVHFIGLAEVSPLHLLKKALVKPTTSHPPNRMLLEFSKDPQAVAEEMIVIREGNPAHYTGQYIEMTKAFHFPGALGPAE
- a CDS encoding AAA family ATPase; translation: MNKNFITELEIRNFKSIKEMKLRCKRINLFIGRPNVGKSNILEALALFSAPYLLNEPVYLGDLVRFNDNRNFFYWHIFTHSIT
- a CDS encoding ABC-F family ATP-binding cassette domain-containing protein, with protein sequence MLLTASELAVIFADRILFDDVSFTVNARERIGLVGRNGAGKSTLLKIMAGEHVPDVGEVVLPRGRKIGYLPQQMVHQEGKTVYEEALSAFAELKALEKTIDALADEVAHRQDHESAEYLELLNKQHEANERYTMLGGHGIEGETEKVLTGLGFERSDFDAPTSTFSGGWRMRIELAKILLRQPDVILLDEPTNHLDLESIQWLEEFLKSYVGAVFLVSHDRAFLDNLTNRTIEISNGSVFDYPSNYSRYMELRQERREQLQSSYENQQKQIKQSEKFIERFRAKNTKATLVQSRIKQLDKIERITLDEEDTSSIKFRFPDAPRSGLVVVDVKDLSKRYDDNLVLDHVSMEIHRGEKVAFVGKNGEGKSTMSRIIGGRENFEGTMKPGHNVSLGFYAQDEADRLPQDLTAFQVIDNAATGEMRLKVRSLLGAFLFSGEDVDKKVKVLSGGERSRLALARLLLQPVNLLILDEPTNHLDMRSKDVLKQALQNYTGTLILVSHDRDFLKGLTQKVVEFKDQKTREFPGDVYEFLRKKKLETLDELGRQADEKKAAAPVNEPVDNKARYEAKKELDREQRKWRKQVQDLEKEVAKLEKSIASHEADMADPAKFKTMSHDTFTQYDKLKARLEAAMNEWTEAQEEFEKFEEKKREV